The segment ACAGTTTTGTTtctattgattttgttttgaaacaCTTCACCTAATTTTTTCCGTATATTTgatacttcatatttatttaaaatttttatttaatttatagaataacacaagcatttccataatataataaaataaaaatgtgattgcTTATGAAACTTCAAATCCATTATACAATTTGCTataccttttaaatatataataaagttatcatgtaaattcccCCCCACTAGAGAAAGCTACcactagacacaaatatgtatatgtaaatttgtttatatatgtatgtatacatgtgtgtggatatacatgtatgtatatatgtaaaaccattctatacacacttatatttatcagttctttctctaaatgcaGACAACATcttctttcatatgtcctttgtagttaatttgggtatttataatggtCAGAATCACCTAGtcgctcaaagttgttcttaaaacaatgttgctattactgtatacagtgttttcttgattctgcccATTTAgctcttttttatttcatgtaagtctatccatatttttctaaaattgtcaaggtcatcatttcttatagcacaatagtatttcatcacaatcatatgccacaatttgttcatccatcccCCAATTGACAGAcatctctgcaatttccagttctttgccatcacaaagagagctactataaagattttagaacatataggctttttttctttttctctaatcatctttggaaatagacctaataTTGGTATTGCTAggttatatttgtttttatagcaTTATATCATTTACACTAATATATCATAGTCTCTCCAGATATTTTCATGTTGTTAGGTATAcaatttatttccagttttttttggCTAGTAGAAATAAAGCAACTACAGATATTTTTGTTCAGATAGgtctgattttcctttttttccttttattgtgtCCTTAGGATAAAATCCTGGCAATTTAGTTGCTAGGTCAAAATGTATGATCagttttatgcctttctttgcataTTGCTTGTTTGTTCCAGCCTATGGGCCCACCAATAATGTGTCAGATTGTTTATTTCCCCATAATCCCCACTCCACTATTGGATTTCATCATTAATTTTACTACTTTCGCCATTCCAGTGGGTTCAAGATGGTATATTTAGTTTGTTTTGTCTCTGGAATTAGGAAATTTGACCATCTTATGCGACCATCATGTCCTTTGAACATTGTTATGTTGAAAAGTATTATTAGTCTTATAGATATTTCTCAATTCTTTATAAATTCTAGATGTCAGATTTTTATCTAATTACTTACTTCAACAATTTTCACCAATATGTATCTTTtaattttaggaatatcacttttgTTGTACAAAattcttttaactttttcttgATCAAACTTATTGATTTTATCTCTATTTCTTGTCTtagatttcttatttttaatatttgatcAATATTTCGTGATAAAAATTgctaataatagctgatattgacacagcactttaagatttacaaagtactttatatttacattatatCACTTGaccctcatgacaaccctgtgaggtaggtgttattattatcctcactttacaaaacgaggaaactgaggcagacagcttaaatgacttgcccaggatcacatagctggtaaagtgtctgaggtcagatttaaactagTCTTCTTGTCTACAGATACGACATTCTTATCCATGAGGCCACCTGGCCTGCATTTCAGAAAGCTTAAGCAAGGTAGCACTGAGGTTATCTGGCTGGCTTTTTCTGTAGAGCCCCAAGCATCTCAAAGTACAAAATGTTACATACAATGCACAAGTATCACagataaaaatgctttttatctATGTTATGAGTTAATGAGTATACGTTATTCCTTTGTCTTtcagtatttaaaatatatatatatttaaatatagttaGAGTTAACTGTGGCTTATGGTACAAGTTATGGCCCTGAATCCATTTGTGCctgcttagttttctcatttcccaggtgtttttattaaagagaatttaTTCTCTGATGTTTTGTAAAAACAGCCTAAGTTCTTCTAATGTAAAAGGACAGTTGTATGAAAGCTTCAGGATCCTAGCCTTTTATCATGGCTGAAAAGAGTGGAATTCCTGAAATCCTTGTTTCTCAAAGGTTCCCTTGAGCTTCTCTTTGGTATAGACTCTTGGACTGTCTCTTTAATTACCACAAAGAAAGGCTATTTCCCTTTTGTGAGCTTCAGGCTTCTCTTCTAGAACATGGCGTAGACAGAGCTGATCTTGGAAATTACTGGAGGGTCAGAACTGTTGAAACATATCACTAGTTCAACAATTTTGACCTAATTGTCAGGTGAAGTCAATCCCGAAACTGGTTAGATTGATTTCTTTCCCCTCGTCCCCACTACCAATTAGTTGTTTGGCCTCATGGAGTTACAACCCAAAActtggtatttttctttcttctctataatATAAACTAGGATGAGAAGACTTGTCTTTCTCCTGGAAAATGCAAAATACCTGCACAGCTTTTAGTTTCAAAGATGCTTGTATGTCTCTATGAATGCTTCAACCAGGGATAGTTTATAAACCTAACAACCTTTATCTATACCTTCCCTTTTATAATTTGGATCTTAGCCCAACTGAGACACAATCCAGCTTTGGCCTGCCATATGTTCAAGTTAAGCTTAGCATCTATGTACAAAGTTATAGGTCTCCTGGTGAGACCACTAACTTGTTATTCATTCTTGTAATTTCAATCAGGAAAATGCCTTGTCAGTCATTCTGCATGTACTTTGTTTTTTTAGGAACACAAGTTGTGTTTGAGGTCTTTGCCATTTAGGGGGAAAGTCTCAGGACTACATTTACCAGAAAACTATACATGAGCATAGGTAGCAGTGTCTGTTAGCATGGGCTGACATAGAGCCTTCTGGGAGATGTAGTGTTATGTTATGACTTTCCTCTTCAGGAGAGAAGGTCTCTCACCCTCCCAGGAATTTGAAAAATCAAGTCCTCCGTGAATTGTTCTTGCCTATATATGCATCAaatcaattaattatttaaaatgctATTAACCTCAAAATAGACATGCTAGGTAGTCATATTGCTTCATAACAGGAAGGGCCAAATATTAAACACTGACTCTTCAGAGGAAGAGAGAtacatgtttaaaataaaataattgagggACCAGCATACACAAGactaatttcatttaaattaactTAAATGCattatgaaaatagaaaatgtttttttaaattactggAAAAAATGATACTGAAAAATAGTCCTTTCTTGCATGTTTACAAAGCTACAATTGATAATTACTGAGCAGCAAACTACGTTAAATTTCTTGACACTATGTAAAGAGTTGATGTAAAGTCTTCTTTCCACAAGTGGGTGGGTATCCATTGAGTTAGGAATAACAAAAATATGCCTGCAATTGAGTAATAAAATGGCATATTACTGTCCATATAAAAGGACAGAGGAGGAATTCTGAGAAGCATTAGAAGATTTATGCAAATGTATAATAAGCAGAACTAAGAGTAAAGGATCCACAGTGTCTACAACAACATAAATGAAAAAGTCCCGAAAATGAAGTTGAACCCTGAATAACTGAAAACTGAAGAAGGTGCTGTAGAACATATGATGAAAACTATCTTTCCCTTGATAACACAAAAGTAGAAGATTACTAGGACAGAATATTGTACACCCTACCAGGTGTGGTCATTACCAGCtgatttgcttgtttttgtttgtcctaAGAGGGGATTATTTAGGAATAGAGGgacaatttataaaaatattatataaaaataaaagtgatcaaaaaatcttttttttttcatttgctttccaGGGTTAGTTTTTGATAAGTAGATCATTGGAATGTACATTTCTTCTGTGAGAGTTCTGTCTTCTGCTTATGTATTTGACCTTGTCCTAGAGCcaagatttcttttccttttttttttttttttttgaagcaatcaggattaagtgacttgcccaggggcacgcagccagtaagtatcaaatgtctcaggccagatctgaactcaggtactcccaaatccagggccagtgctccatctactgtACTACTTAACTGCCCCTAGAGCCAAGATTTCTTGCTTGGAGTATCAAATTTTAGTCTGGACAACAAAGTGCGCAAGATTGCTATGGTCTCCACCAAAGCCTGACCTAAAATGCAGCAGAGAGCTCCTGCACTCCTGTGGATGGAGATATAGAGCTGACTCGCTCCAGTTTCTCACCAGGTAAGAATGGATTATAATAGAACAGATGGGCTACAATATGTCTGCGGACAAAATGACAGAGGTATTTCCTAAATCGTTCCCCAACAAAGGCATAAATCACAGGATTGACGCAACAATGAGTATAGGCAATCACTTCAGTCACTTGCATTGCTATGTCCAGTTGTTTGCTTCTCTCACAGTCCCCCTTAAAAAAAGATGCTTGAAAAGCAGACAGAAGAAGAGTGAGGTTATAAGGTgtccagaaaagaaagaagacaatcaTGATGACAAAGATGAGCCTGACTGCCTTATACTTCTTGTCATTACGACTTCCGAGCAGTTTTTTGATGATTCCTGTGTAGCAGATGATCATGATGGCCAATGGAATAGCAAGTCCCAATATGTTCATTCTCAGAGCCTGGAAACGCTTCCATTTGTCTTCATCATACTCAGGATAGCGAGGACTGCATATATGATTTTCCATGTCCTGCTGGGACTCATGAAAGATAAACTCAGGAAGAGCTGCCAATGCTGACAAGCCCCACGTGACAATGCTGGTGAAGATGCCAAAGGTGACTGTCCTGGCTTTCAGGGCAAACACAGCATAGACTACAGCTAGATACCTGTCAATGGTCAACAGGACAATGAAAAAGATTTCACTATATAAGCCCAGGTAATAAAGGCCAGAGAGGATCTTACACATGGTATGACCAAAAACCCAGTCATTTTGCCTAGCGTAGTGAATCCAGAAAGGAAGTGTAAACAGGAAAAGCAGATCTGAAATGGACAAATTGAGGAGATAGATGTTGGTCATACTCTTGAATCTCTTGTACTTGGTAAGTATCAGCACCACCATGATATTGCCCAGTAGGCCCACAATGAACACAAAGGAGTACAGAGGAGGCAGGAACTTGGCTCCCAGAGTCTTAATGCTCATCTTTTGGCAAGGCATCGCAGAGTCATAGTCAAATGTGGTCATCTCCTCACTTGTGTCCATGAAAGATGTCATGTTGCTATGttctggaaggagagagagacagacgcacagagagacaaagagacagagacagagaggaaaaaggaaacagagacagagaaaaagaaatggagacagacatcagaaggagggaaggaggaagggagagagagagagagagaagagagagagagacagacagagagagagggagagagagggagagagagagagagagagagagagagagagagagagagagaagagaagagagatttttctttgtttaaacaCGTAGTTGGAATAAATGGAATTCTGCCAACATTCTATATCCCAATAGAAGCACCATGAGTAAACAGGATTTATACTTCTTAAAAGTAAAGCATTCCTACAGATCCCAAGGGAAGCTCAGAGGTTCtgtgaggggaaggagggaagggaaaaccAAAGCTGGACTTAGAACTGCTATAATTCAGTAGTTTTTCACAGAGTGCAATGAGAAAGGAGGCCCCAAACTGGAAGCTGTGGAAGTAAAGAGCTATAGGAATAATGACCCTGAAAGTACctgaaagggggtggggaggaaagaaacagaaaggaaggtgAATAGCCAAACAACACCAATCAGAACATAATGATGATCTCATAGTAAAGTTGGGGGAAGCCTGTAAAGAGGTAGATTTAGGCTTGATTTCAAAAAAGACTTCCATTCAGTGAGAGCTGTACCAAAGTTGCATGGGCTTCCTCAGGATGTGGTGGCTTCCCAGTTCTGGAAAGTCTTCAATTAAAAGCTTGGTGACCACTCAATGAGTTCCCACtacctctgaaattctgtgattttaacaATGCCAAATCATGACATGTCTGTGAGATATCACGGGAATTAGTGGATCCTTCATTCCCAAGGTGAAAATCAAGAACCAAACAAATTACCTAAGATCAATCAGCAAGTCAGTAGTAGAGTCCAACTTTCAGTCCAAGTGCTGACCACCAacctttaatattaaaaaaaggagatagagttgatttttaaatgaataaatggaataCTAGGAAGTTAGAAACAAACTATTGTTTTAGCTAAGACAGTTATCATTCCTTTCTAGAAATACTGAACTGGGAAACAGTCTAAATCTTTATTCTGGAGAAGTGAAATGTTTTTATCAAACCCTTTACAATGGAGTGGCAGCTAGGGGGAGATGCTAAGGCCTTGCGGGGAGCAGTAAAAGAACAGCAGACTAAGCAATGAATGACAGGCTGATGAagaggtaaacatgaaagatGAATAGATGTAGTAGACAACAGCTCTggtctggttttgcttttttgtccACTGTACAATCAAGGTTTATTAGAAGAGGCATTAGATTTGGTTATCCGAACTTTTTGCCATAACCAACTTTCTTCCCCTTTGACTGCACCCTTTATTTATGCTAAACTTATGGAAAAAGCTTCTTACacctaatacctcttcttcaCTGATCTCTTGACCTCTTACATTCTTATTTTGACCCCTACTACTTTACTAAAATGAGCATTTCAAAGATCACCACTACTCAAATCCAATGACCTTcttcagtcctcatcctccatGAATTCTCTATAGCATTTGGGCATTGATGGATCACTCTGTTGTACTGAATACtcctttcttttgactttggaGACACCACATTCTCCCtagttctcttccatctctaattaatcctttcctctcttcttttagaGCTTTTCATTTTCCTAGCCCCTTATGGTGTCCCTTCTTTTTAACTTGctgaaaactgctctgatattctagaaccagagggtataatagaaatggaaatagaaatttgaccaattcacctatcacctcctgaaagagatctccaaaggaaaactcctaggaatattgtagccaaattccagaattcccaggtcaaggagaaaatattataagcagccagaaagaaataattctacaATTctagtattatgaaaatacaatcaggaaaacatgggatttagcagcttctatactaagggatcaaagggcttggaatatgatatttcagggaTCAAAGCAgagaggattaaaaccaagaatcacctacccagcaaaaatgagtctaatacttcaggggaaaaaatggaatttcaatgaaatagaggactttcaagtatacttgttgaaaagaccagagctgaatagaaaattttattttcaaattcttgattttcaaatcaagagaaacataaaaaggtaaacagcaaagagaagccttaaggaactcgttgaagttgaactatttatattcctacatggttATTTGTAACCCATGAGACCTTTTtcggtattagggtagttagagggaatgtgtgtatgtgtgtgtgtgtgtagtcatgtatgggtatgtatgtattatatatgtgtaggtatgagtgtgtgtgatatacacacacacacagagggcacagggtgagctgaatatgaagggataacacctaaaaaacaaaatttactgtcgagtgaaatgtactaggagtaagagaaatggagaatgtagcaaatcat is part of the Notamacropus eugenii isolate mMacEug1 chromosome 3, mMacEug1.pri_v2, whole genome shotgun sequence genome and harbors:
- the LOC140532642 gene encoding C-C chemokine receptor type 3-like, giving the protein MTSFMDTSEEMTTFDYDSAMPCQKMSIKTLGAKFLPPLYSFVFIVGLLGNIMVVLILTKYKRFKSMTNIYLLNLSISDLLFLFTLPFWIHYARQNDWVFGHTMCKILSGLYYLGLYSEIFFIVLLTIDRYLAVVYAVFALKARTVTFGIFTSIVTWGLSALAALPEFIFHESQQDMENHICSPRYPEYDEDKWKRFQALRMNILGLAIPLAIMIICYTGIIKKLLGSRNDKKYKAVRLIFVIMIVFFLFWTPYNLTLLLSAFQASFFKGDCERSKQLDIAMQVTEVIAYTHCCVNPVIYAFVGERFRKYLCHFVRRHIVAHLFYYNPFLPGEKLERVSSISPSTGVQELSAAF